In Pseudobdellovibrionaceae bacterium, the following proteins share a genomic window:
- a CDS encoding universal stress protein, with product MAKKAKSTTSGRKSERIIWTLDLLDFKPGPAKKQLRFAEDLFPDRKVEIQPTFVFRDIRGGQSNHYQWCTLLFKKVLSQFKSKSLRPGKIVTQIPPPYNVRAYVRALLNTPYTKRAHMILATTANRSGLNRFLLGSFAETLLLTCHKPLLFFSAGSRVPTSIKTIIFPTDFSDESFRAFKICVKRAAAVNAKILLFYAVNQRTFDPKLTKRYMEEKALTDKWVLWAEKSGVRITPIIEAAPENPASALIHFAIKKRVHLIVMASVSSPVEVILAGSTTRQVVRQAPVPVWVIPPGN from the coding sequence TTGGCAAAGAAGGCAAAATCCACCACTAGCGGAAGAAAAAGCGAACGAATTATCTGGACCTTAGACCTGCTTGATTTCAAACCAGGGCCGGCAAAGAAACAACTGCGGTTCGCTGAAGATCTTTTCCCTGATCGCAAGGTGGAAATTCAACCGACTTTTGTGTTTCGCGATATAAGAGGTGGGCAGAGTAACCACTATCAGTGGTGTACACTGTTGTTTAAGAAGGTTTTGTCCCAATTCAAAAGCAAGTCCCTCCGGCCTGGTAAAATTGTGACTCAGATCCCACCGCCTTATAATGTGCGCGCCTATGTGAGGGCCTTGCTCAACACCCCCTATACCAAGCGTGCCCATATGATTCTCGCCACGACGGCCAATCGCAGCGGCCTCAATCGGTTTCTGCTCGGCAGCTTTGCCGAAACCCTTTTGCTGACTTGCCACAAGCCGCTGCTGTTTTTTTCAGCGGGCAGCCGGGTTCCGACTTCGATCAAGACGATCATTTTTCCAACTGATTTTAGCGATGAATCCTTTCGCGCCTTCAAAATCTGTGTGAAGCGGGCGGCAGCCGTCAATGCCAAAATTCTCCTCTTTTACGCTGTTAACCAACGCACTTTTGATCCCAAGCTGACCAAGCGCTATATGGAGGAGAAAGCTCTTACCGACAAGTGGGTGTTGTGGGCAGAGAAGTCAGGAGTCCGCATCACGCCAATCATAGAAGCAGCGCCGGAAAACCCGGCTTCGGCACTCATCCATTTTGCCATTAAAAAGCGGGTTCACCTGATTGTCATGGCATCGGTGTCCTCTCCTGTGGAAGTGATTCTGGCCGGAAGTACCACCCGACAGGTGGTTCGCCAGGCACCGGTTCCCGTTTGGGTGATTCCCCCCGGCAACTAG